Part of the Rhizophagus irregularis chromosome 4, complete sequence genome is shown below.
TGATTtaactgtaaaaaaaataaaaataaaaataaattttattttatgtttattatattcatttaatttactttttgcgtaatattttttactaatttttttactcgttatttatcataaaacaatattatcaataaaactaattttaaaaaatttaaaatttgcgaTTTATAATGCATTATTGTTAAATACTATATACCTAATCAAAGTTACAGTTTCATAAATTGAATTCAAGAAAATGTCATGTCGCGATTTGTCTTTCGGGATATTTATCGTCGGGAAAATGAATGTCgggaattatatatatatatgttacgTGTTATATATCTTTTCTAATAACCCGACTAGCCGAGTAACCCGAGTACCCGACAATTccgacaataaaaattatcaagtgTCCACTATATTTCGAAATAATTGATTATCCTAATTGacaaagaaatagaaaaagacGTATTCGAATACTTGATCGATCAATGATCGACTTATCATTACAGTACGAGATATTTTAAAAggttgatttaaaataaattctttttaaataaattcttctATACTGGATCTGCTGTCATGAATAAGCTGtgttaattcaataaaaaagcTCATTTTgtgtataattttcattttcattttcttttctttaatttttgcgCGTGTGTTGTATGTGTATGATGCCTTTCACTAACTCATTTACTTTTCGTTGAGTATGATACTTAGAACTTAATTTGATATAGATTCCCATGGTCAATTTCTTGAGGatatgtataaataatctCCAATTTTGAAATGCAAAGATAACTAACTTCTTTACTTTAATCTCTTTGAGTATACCTCTGTTTATTTGCGAATTGTGACAAAAATACCATCTATTTTGTTATCTAGAACACCATCAGTCATGCGTGTCTTTACCCTTATACTAATTCTCACATTAACCCTGGGTTTTTTAACCACAGCAGAATCTACTTATGCAATtccgaaaatttttaaagacaTTCTCGTGTTTCAGAATGATTGGGATGTAATCGGCCCTTTTATGGAAAGACAGATTCCACAGTATGTGCAAGGCGCTGAGTCATTTACTCAATTAAAACAATTGTACGGAAAAGCTTTGCAAGCTTTTAGTTCAGGAAAAAACTATGCTTGGCGGTTTAAAAATTTAGGTCTCACTGATGCTATTAAAACGTTCGATGCAACAAATATTGAGCTAGccgtttttaaaaatatagaaaaattgaGTTCGAATGCAGTGTATAGTTTAGCAGACAAAATAGCGAATGCGCTTAGATACGgaggtaaaaatattattttactatgatGTTTAGAATATGTAATTCAAATGTACTGTGATTTACgactaaattattcattatattcgTAGTCAAAGTTGGAGGAAAACCAGTAGGTTCGTCatcaattttgaattttaccaaaaaaaattgcttttaGATATAGTTAAataggtatatatatatatatataattttttatttttgtttttcactCTAGAGGTTACTATAGAAATGATAGCATCAGAGATGGGAGTAGCAGCTCAAGTTGAAGGTGAGTGAAAACTTGATATCACAGATTATATATTTCTGAAGACTATTAACtctttttttgtgattaatatGACAGGCGCATCTGCGATCGAATCAGCAATAATAGGAATTTCAGAAGAAGAAGCAGTATCAGCACTCGTAGCATGTATAATCGTGGCagaatgatcatttatcgatcattatttattcaattatatcgtattactataatattaatatgtgttcaaattttataaacaatttaatatttgcttgaaattactttatattaaattttattcagaTTACATCTTTACTGGCATCTTAAACGCAGAATTCTCTTGAAATGACGTTTTGAAAATAGATTTCTATAATAAGCCGTGTAAAGGACTTATATTTATTCGACAATGTGGCTTTTgcactataaatattataataatacttttttttctctttttagttagtatttattttttttattataaattattcgcattcaaaataaaataaaaagtaaataatatgtactttttcttttgtattaaatataccgaaatatatttttatggaaactaggccaagtaaaaaaaaagtatatttgatgtttaaaaatatctttttttctcgttagaatttaatttcacattaaattttttaagtattaagtactaatatatttagttTGTACACaagaaatatgttttttacCGCAagcaattttttaagataatacTTCTTTAAGGTAAacatattcatttattattttacgtgAGCTCTATTTGCATGTCTTCGATCGGGATCTCCCAAAAATCCTGACAACCATAATATCGAAAGTCTATAATAACCCCGACACCACAATCCCGATAAATGCGAATCCTAGttgaattaaaatcttgaCAGTCACAGAATCCCGATGATCTAAAATCTTGACAGCCAAAATCCTGACTGAATTTTTAATGCAATTGTTTCTAATTTCAAAAGATtagtaatttagtaatatacCGTAcatattagttaaaataaaa
Proteins encoded:
- a CDS encoding uncharacterized protein (SECRETED:cutsite_TTA-ES; SECRETED:prob_0.5347); SECRETED:SignalP(1-20) → MRVFTLILILTLTLGFLTTAESTYAIPKIFKDILVFQNDWDVIGPFMERQIPQYVQGAESFTQLKQLYGKALQAFSSGKNYAWRFKNLGLTDAIKTFDATNIELAVFKNIEKLSSNAVYSLADKIANALRYGVKVGGKPVEVTIEMIASEMGVAAQVEGASAIESAIIGISEEEAVSALVACIIVAE